Below is a window of Cryobacterium sp. PAMC25264 DNA.
GGTCAGCCACACCAAGCGCATGATCGCGCTCATCGGCGTGGACGACATCGTCGTGGTCGACACCCCGGACGCCCTCCTGGTCACCACCAGCGCGAACGCTCAGAAGGTCAAGGCCGTCGTCGACGCCCTCCGGCTCTCCGGCAGCTCGGACGTGCTCTGACCGGCTTGGGCGCGCCCGCGACGGGTTGCTCGGCATTAGCCCCGGTAGATGACGATTTGTGTCCACCGGATTTCCAGAATGTCGCGGGTTGATAACCTTTTGGCTACAGTGCCGCTTTGCTCATCTGAGCAGGGGTGTTCTGGGTAACGTGTACTCCATATAGCAGCCCGTGCGATCCCACGCCGGGCCTCATCTGGAGGTCAATCTTGACAATCACGACCCGCAAGGCAACGCTCGGCGGCCTTGCCTCACTCGGCGTTCTCGCTCTGCTCGCGGCGTGTGCGCCGGCCCCCACGACGTCCGGCTCGTCCGACAGTGCGAACGCGGACTTCCTGCCCTGCATCGTCTCCGACTTCGGCGGCTTCGACGACAAGTCGTTCAACCAGTCCAGCTTCGACGGCATCAAGAAGGCCTCCGACGAACTCGGCATCGAATTCAAGCAGGCCGAGTCCACCTCTGAGGACCAGTACGCCGGCAACGTCACGAGCATGGTCGACCAGGGCTGCAACTTCATCCTGACCGTCGGCTTCGCCCTGGCCAACGCCACCCGCGACGCCGCACAGGCCAACGAAGACGTCAACTTCGCCATCATCGACTCCGCGCTCTCCAACGACGACTTCAGCCCGCTGACGCTCGACAACGTCAAGCCGGTTCTGTACGACACCGCGCAGGCCGCCTTCCTGGCCGGCTACCTCGCTGCAGGCACCACCAAGACCGGCACCGTCGGCACCTACGGTGGCATGCAGTACCCCTCCGTCACCATCTTCATGGACGGCTTCGCCGACGGCATCGCGTACTACAACGACGCCAAGAGCACCGACGTCAAGCTCACCGGCTGGGACAAGGCCACGCAGTCCGGACTGTTCGCCGGCGGCTTCGACGACATCAACCAGGGCAAGACGCTCAGCGCGGGCCTGATCGACGCCGGCGCCGACATCATCCTCCCGGTCGCCGGTCCGCTCTTCCAGGGCACCGCGCAGGCCATCACCGAATCCGGCAAGGACGTCGCCATCGTCGGTGTCGACAGCGACCTGTTCGAGACCACGCCCGAGTTCGCGGCGCTCTACCTCACCTCCATCATGAAGTCGATGACGGATGCGACCGACCAGATCGTCACCGACGCCTCCACCGGAGACTTCACCGCCGAGCCGTACGTGGGCACCCTGGAGAACGAGGGCGTCGGCCTGGCCCCGCTGCACGACTGGGAGTCCAAGGTCGACCCGGCCCTGGTCACCGAGCTCGACGACCTCAAGGCGCAGATCATCAGCGGCGACATCGTCGTGACCAGCGACGCCACGCCCAAGTAACACCCAGTTCCACCGGCATTACCGTTTAGCACGACCGCCCGTCAGGGCACCGGGGAGGCCAGCGTCACGCTGGCCTCCCCGTTTCGTTGCGTGGTCTGT
It encodes the following:
- a CDS encoding BMP family protein → MTITTRKATLGGLASLGVLALLAACAPAPTTSGSSDSANADFLPCIVSDFGGFDDKSFNQSSFDGIKKASDELGIEFKQAESTSEDQYAGNVTSMVDQGCNFILTVGFALANATRDAAQANEDVNFAIIDSALSNDDFSPLTLDNVKPVLYDTAQAAFLAGYLAAGTTKTGTVGTYGGMQYPSVTIFMDGFADGIAYYNDAKSTDVKLTGWDKATQSGLFAGGFDDINQGKTLSAGLIDAGADIILPVAGPLFQGTAQAITESGKDVAIVGVDSDLFETTPEFAALYLTSIMKSMTDATDQIVTDASTGDFTAEPYVGTLENEGVGLAPLHDWESKVDPALVTELDDLKAQIISGDIVVTSDATPK